One region of Mugil cephalus isolate CIBA_MC_2020 chromosome 17, CIBA_Mcephalus_1.1, whole genome shotgun sequence genomic DNA includes:
- the c17h2orf50 gene encoding uncharacterized protein C2orf50 homolog has product MDLNSVRRVSSAGYRLQERSNGARPTITPPPAPRPRYARGDTAPAVQHSDGDDAVKQDQVWKQVVWSERRGVLEWEKNWSFLRNYDQLGRLRSEEPLPSYVPLFSDRVPNTTNQMFGNRLSTELGAKVVRLDNLLLWSGHHKRKMDPEMLSY; this is encoded by the exons ATGGACCTGAACAGCGTTAGGCGCGTATCTTCAGCCGGTTACCGATTACAGGAGCGATCAAATGGGGCCAGACCGACAATAACCCCTCCACCGGCCCCCAGGCCGCGGTACGCTAGAGGAGACACTGCGCCCGCGGTTCAACACTCAGACGGAGATGATGCCGTTAAACAAGATCAAGTGTGGAAACAGGTGGTGTggagcgagaggagaggagtccTGGAGTG GGAGAAGAACTGGAGCTTTCTCAGGAACTATGATCAGCTG GGACGGCTGAGGTCAGAGGAGCCTCTGCCCAGTTACGTGCCACTCTTCTCTGATCGTGTCCCCAACACCACCAACCAAATGTTCGGCAACAGGCTGTCCACTGAGCTGGGGGCCAAAGTGGTCAGGCTGGACAACCTGTTGCTCTGGTCAGGACATCACAAGCGCAAGATGGACCCAGAGATGCTGTCCTACTAG